The genomic region ATTATGGAGACATAACCCATCTTGGTTAAGCGAAGTAGATTACTTTGTCCTAGATGAATTTCACTATTTAAATGATGAAGAAAGAGGACCAGTAGTTGAAAGCGTTGCAATAAGGGCAAAAAGGAAAAATTTGTTAGCGTTAAGTGCTACAATAAGTAACTACGAAAAGATAGCTAACTGGCTAAATGCAATACCGGTAACAACAAACTGGAGACCAGTACCTTTGAGAGAAGGAGTTATTGTTGAAGGTAAAAAGAGTTATCAAGTAATTTTTCCTAACGAGACAATAGAAATTAAAGGAAACGACCCAATAATTGCTTATACGCTTTACGTATTAGAGCACGGAGGGCAAGTTTTAGTATTTAGAAATTCTAGAAAAATGGCAGAAAGTACTGCAAAAAAGATTTCCTCATCAATGGGGTTATTATCCTTACCAGATAAGGAATTACTTAAGGTCGGTGAAGAAATAAAGAACGTAGAAGATGCCGGAAGTGACGAAAAAGAAGAACTTTATGAACTAGTAGTTAGAGGAGTTGCTTTTCATCACGCTGGACTTTCTAAAGGGCTTAGAGAAATAATAGAAAGAGCTTTTAGAGAAAGGAAAATTAAGGTTATAGTTGCAACGCCAACTTTAGCTGCAGGAGTTAATTTACCTGCAAGGGCAGTAATAATTGGGGACTTTCATAGATACAATAGGAAAATACTAGGATATCAAGAGGAAATTTCAATAATGGAATATAAACAAATGGCAGGAAGAGCCGGAAGGCCAGGCTTTGACAAGGAAGGAGAAGCAGTAATTGTAGTAAGGAATAAAAAAGAGGCAGAAAAAGTATTTAAAAAATATATTTTATCCCCTCCAGAACCTATAGAGTCAAGACTTGGCAACGAATCTGCATTTTATTCCTTCTTATTAGGAATAATTTCTTCAGAGAAGAAAATTTCTGAGGACGATTTAGAAGATTACGCAATGGATACCTTGCTTGATAAAGACGTTGCAGAAAAATATGTAAAGAGAGGTATAACTTGGTTAAGAGATAATGAATTTATCGCAGGCGATGATGAACTAGTATTAACAAAATTCGGCAAAAGAGTTGCGGATCTTTATATCAATCCTTTCACGGCCAAGGTTTTTAAAGACTATTTGACAAAGAGCGATAAAAGTTGTAACATTGCTTATTTGCATTTAGTTGCTTACACTCCAGACGGACCTACAGTTTCGGTAACAAGAAGTGAGCTTGAAGAACTTGTTGACGAAGCTCCCTGCCCTTTATTTATAGAAGAACCAGAAGATGAAGACGAATTTTACAATTACGTCTCTGCTCTTAAAGTAGCAATGATAATTAACGATTGGATAGAAGAAGTAGATGAAGACGTAATTTTGAGTAGATACGGGATAGGTTCGGGTGACCTTAGAAGTATAATTGACACAATGGATTGGCTAACTTACAGCGGTTATAATGTAGCAAAAGTTCTTGACCTTAAGGAGCATTATGATGTCCTTTATACGCTTAATCTGAGGGTAAAGGATGGAGTCAAGGAAGAATTGCTTGACCTAGTTAAGATTCAAGGCGTTGGAAGGAAGAGGGCAAGGATTCTTTATAACCATGGAATAAAGAAACCAGAGGACGTGGTAATGAACGTAGATAAAGTCAAATCGTTATTGGGTCAGAAAATTGGTGAGAAAATTGCAAAAGAAGCTGCAAGACTTATTGCTGGAAATGCTTAACGCAGAAGACGGAAAAGAAATTGAAGTTACTGGAGATGAAGATCTTTTAAAGAAATTTAAACTCTTACTTTTATCTCTAAATCAAGAAATTATTGTAGAGGAGAAAAATAGAATAGTATATAGAAAAAGAGCTTAGAGCGGTATATTACCATGCTTCTTTGGATATCTATATTCCCTCTTATTTCTTAACATCTCTAATGCCGAAACTATTACTCTCCTAGTATCCTTAGGTTCTATAACGTCGTCTATCAATCCCTTCTCTGCCGCCCAGTAAGGATTAGCAAATAATTTCCTATATTCTGCAATCTTCTGCTTTATGAATTCATCTGGATTGCTTGATGCTTGTATTTCCTTCTTGTATAATATCCTTACAGCACCTTCTGGACCAGTTACAGCAATTTCAGCTGTAGGCCAAGCATAAACTAGATCTGCTCCTAAACTCTTTATACTCATTGCAATATGTGCCCCTCCGTAGGATTTCCTTATTATAACTGTTATCTTAGGTACTGTCGCCTCTGCAAACGCATAAAGCATTTTTGCGCCGTGCCTAATTATTCCCTTATATTCCTGATCAGTGCCCGGAATATATCCTGGAGTATCCACAAGGCTTATTAAAGGAATGTTAAATGCATCACAGAACCTTATGAATCTTGCAGCTTTGTCTGCAGCGTCAATATCTATAGCTGCTCCTAAGTACTGAGAGTTATTTGCAACTATTCCTACAACGTTTCCTGCAATTCTTGCAAATCCTACTACAATATTCTGTGCCCAATGTTTATGAACTTCTAGGAATTCTCCGTTATCTACTATCCTATATATGATTTCCTTCATATCAAACGGCTTTGCAGAATCAGTAGGAACTATTTGCTCAACGTCTTTAACATCTCTATCGGCAGGATCTCCAGTGTCCATAAACGGTGGTTCTTCCATGTTATTTGAAGGTAAATAGGAAAGTAACCTCTTGGCAATGTTAATTGCATCCTGTTCATTCTCCGCCAGGAAATGAACTACTCCAGACTTGGTAGCATGAATAACTGCTCCTCCTAGGTCTTGGAAGCTAACCTCTTCTCCTAATACTACTTTAGTTATCTCTGGACCGGTGACGAACATGTAATAAGCGTCGCCTTTAATCATAATAATGAAATCAGTCAAAGCTGGAGAATATACTGCTCCTCCTGCTGCGGGTCCTGCCATTATAGTAATTTGCGGAATTACTCCAGAAGCCATCACGTTCATCTTGAAGACTTGGCCATAGCCTTCCAGCGCTACTGCACCTTCTTGAATTCTCGCTCCTCCAGAGTCATTTATTCCTATAACTGGTGCTCCAACCTTTAGTGCTAACTCGTAAACTTTGGCTATTTTATTTGCATGCATTTCTCCTAAAGTTCCGCCTAACTCAGTAAAGTCTTGGGAGTATGCAAAAACAGTCCTGCCATCTACCTTGCCCCAGCCTGCTACTACACCGTCACCGTACATTTTCATTTTATCTAATCCAAATTCTGTAGCTCTAGTAGTAGCAAAAGTCATTATTTCGTTAAAAGTTCCTTCATCGAAAAGTAGAGCTAACCTTTCTCTAGCAGTTAACTTACCTTTGCTATGTTGGGCTTTTATCTTATCTTCTCCTCCACCTTGATATGCCTTTTCTTTCATATTTTTTAATTCTTGTATTAATTTACCCATAGTTTTTTCTTCTTGAGACATACATATATCACCTTACATGTATAATTGAAGAAAAAAACCTTCACTTAATGATAACAAGTGTATCTCCCTTCTT from Acidianus ambivalens harbors:
- the hel308 gene encoding ATP-dependent DNA helicase Hel308; this translates as MEFTPIDKLNLDERIIKILKKKGIEKLNPVQTDAVNSGLLEGKRLLVTSPTGSGKTLIAELGIISHLLSDGGKAVYITPLKALTAEKYNELKDWEELGFKVGMTSGDYDSDDAWLKNYDIIVSTYEKIDSLWRHNPSWLSEVDYFVLDEFHYLNDEERGPVVESVAIRAKRKNLLALSATISNYEKIANWLNAIPVTTNWRPVPLREGVIVEGKKSYQVIFPNETIEIKGNDPIIAYTLYVLEHGGQVLVFRNSRKMAESTAKKISSSMGLLSLPDKELLKVGEEIKNVEDAGSDEKEELYELVVRGVAFHHAGLSKGLREIIERAFRERKIKVIVATPTLAAGVNLPARAVIIGDFHRYNRKILGYQEEISIMEYKQMAGRAGRPGFDKEGEAVIVVRNKKEAEKVFKKYILSPPEPIESRLGNESAFYSFLLGIISSEKKISEDDLEDYAMDTLLDKDVAEKYVKRGITWLRDNEFIAGDDELVLTKFGKRVADLYINPFTAKVFKDYLTKSDKSCNIAYLHLVAYTPDGPTVSVTRSELEELVDEAPCPLFIEEPEDEDEFYNYVSALKVAMIINDWIEEVDEDVILSRYGIGSGDLRSIIDTMDWLTYSGYNVAKVLDLKEHYDVLYTLNLRVKDGVKEELLDLVKIQGVGRKRARILYNHGIKKPEDVVMNVDKVKSLLGQKIGEKIAKEAARLIAGNA
- a CDS encoding acyl-CoA carboxylase subunit beta, with the protein product MSQEEKTMGKLIQELKNMKEKAYQGGGEDKIKAQHSKGKLTARERLALLFDEGTFNEIMTFATTRATEFGLDKMKMYGDGVVAGWGKVDGRTVFAYSQDFTELGGTLGEMHANKIAKVYELALKVGAPVIGINDSGGARIQEGAVALEGYGQVFKMNVMASGVIPQITIMAGPAAGGAVYSPALTDFIIMIKGDAYYMFVTGPEITKVVLGEEVSFQDLGGAVIHATKSGVVHFLAENEQDAINIAKRLLSYLPSNNMEEPPFMDTGDPADRDVKDVEQIVPTDSAKPFDMKEIIYRIVDNGEFLEVHKHWAQNIVVGFARIAGNVVGIVANNSQYLGAAIDIDAADKAARFIRFCDAFNIPLISLVDTPGYIPGTDQEYKGIIRHGAKMLYAFAEATVPKITVIIRKSYGGAHIAMSIKSLGADLVYAWPTAEIAVTGPEGAVRILYKKEIQASSNPDEFIKQKIAEYRKLFANPYWAAEKGLIDDVIEPKDTRRVIVSALEMLRNKREYRYPKKHGNIPL